The following proteins are co-located in the Macaca thibetana thibetana isolate TM-01 chromosome 6, ASM2454274v1, whole genome shotgun sequence genome:
- the FAM151B gene encoding protein FAM151B isoform X4, whose translation MIEADVLLPSDGSEHSQPIMAHPPETNSDNTLQEWLTEVTKSNKGIKLDFKSLAAVEPSMMLLENVKRHLKRPVWINADILPGPNGNSKVIDAKPFLDTVTFFFPDVTFSLGWTTGWHPEKVNEGYSWTMVKEMEYICNELSQPVTFPVRAALVRQSCSQLLWLLKQSSRYSLTIWTGKNDNYSIEDLLYIRDHFDKKQVFYDILEPQNHEFKQAIGIKVNL comes from the exons ATGATAGAGGCTGATGTCCTTCTTCCAAGTGATGGATCAGAACACAGCCAGCCAATTATGGCCCATCCCCCTGAAACAAACAGTGATAATACTCTACAGGAGTGGCTGACTGAAGTTACGAAAAGCAATAAAGGCATCAAGCTGGATTTCAAAAG TCTGGCAGCTGTAGAACCATCCATGATGCTTTTGGAAAATGTGAAGAGGCATCTGAAGCGCCCTGTATGGATTAATGCCGATATTCTTCCTGGTCCAAATGGAAATAGCAAAGTAATAGATGCAAAACCATTTTTAGACACCGTGACATTCTTCTTTCCAGACGTGACGTTTTCCCTGGGTTGGACAACAGGATGGCATCCTGAGAAAGTCAATGAAG ggtACAGTTGGACAATGGTGAAAGAGATGGAATATATATGTAATGAACTAAGTCAGCCCGTAACGTTCCCTGTCAGAGCAGCATTAGTCAGGCAGTCTTGTTCTCAGTTACTTTGGCTGTTAAAGCAATCAAGCAG GTACAGCCTGACTATTTGGACTGGAAAAAATGATAACTATTCCATTGAAGATTTACTTTACATTAGAGACCATTTTGACAAAAAACAAGTTTTCTATGACATCTTGGAACCACAAAACCATGAATTTAAACAAGCTATTGGAATCAAAGTTAATCTCTAA